CTCGGTGGATTCATCGGTACGACCGCGGGCGGTGATGCCGTGTCAACCGGAATTCCAGTCACGGGCTTAGGTCCGGAGACAACCGATAGTTTTGATTTCGGTCTACGTTACAGCCACAAGCGGGGCGCCTTTGAAGTCACGGCGTTCACCAGCAAGCTAAAGAACGTCTATTTCGATCAAGCCCTCGTGCTTCCTCCCGGCGCCGTGGGAACGTTCCTCGGCAGTGAACAGATCGTTGCGCAAAATGCGAACGGACTTGTATTTGTGGCCGCGGCGACCGGCCCCGTCGTGGTTAGGGTCAATTTTGACGATGCACGATTCACTGGCGTCGAAGTCAACGGACAAGCGCTGCTGAGCCGGCGATTCAGCCTCAATGGCAACTTCACGGCGATTCACTCCAAGAGCCTCGTCAACAATCTGCCACCGAATGTCGAAGGCGGCACGCCCGCGCCCACGGGTTTTCTGAGTCTGCGATATCAACGTAACAACGGGTTCTATGTGGAAGGTTACTCAACGATCGCGGGAACGCAGGACAGACTTTCGAGTTTGGATATTCCTGATCGGCGCACCGGTGCGGCGCGTTCGCGCGCACAGATTCAGAACTTCTTCCGCCGCGGCGCCTGTGTGCGCGGCATCACCACACCGGGAGCGACCGGCTGCGGTTCGGCGGGCGGCATTCTGATCTCCACCGGCGAGACACAAGCCCAGGTGCAGAATCGCGTACTGCCAATTGGCGCAACCATCAACGGCGTGACCGTGGTGAACAATGACACGCTCGTGCCGCTTTTCACCGAAGTTAAGTCTTATGCGCTGTTTGGACTGCGAGGAGCGTATCGCTTCGGGGACCACTCAGAGATCTTCGTTGATTTCGAGAACATCTTCGACAAGTCTTATCGCGGCATCAGTTGGGGAATCGACGGCGGCGGCCGTGGAGTGACCGTGCGGTATCGTTATAAGTTTTGATTTGGAGTGGCACAGACTTCAGTCTGTGATCCAAAGAATGAAATCACAGACTAAAGTCTGTGCCACTCCCTTCTACTTCCCAAACCAACCAATCGGCTTACCTGACAGATCAACCCAGACACTCTTCACCTGCGTGTAGAGATCCAGCGCGCCCTTGCCCATCTCGCGCCCATAGCCTGATTGCTTGTAGCCGCCAAACGGTGACGCAGCGTTCATCATGTTGTAGGTATTGATCCAGACGACACCGGCCTTAATCGCTTTGGCGAAGCGATGCGCGCGCGTAATGTTCTGCGTCCAGATTCCGGCCGACAACCCGTAGATCGTGTCGTTCGCTTTCTGAATCAGCTCGTCGTCATCTTTGAAAGTGATGACGCTTGAGACCGGACCGAAAATTTCTTCCTGCGCGACGCGCATCTTATTATCGACTTCGCTGAAGATTGTGGGTTGAAAGAAGTAGCCGTTCTTAAACTCTTCGGCCAGTTCCGGCGATCCGCCCCCGCTAAACACTGTCGCGCCTTCCTCGCGCGCGATGTCCACGTAACCTTTGATCCGACTTAACTGATCTGCCGAAACCTGCGGCCCCATCCCCGTCGCTTTGTCCATCGGATCGCCGACTTTCACTCTCTCGGCTTTCTCTTTGAAGCGGCTGAGAAATTCATCTTTCGCTTTTTCTTCGACGAAGATGCGCGAGCCGGCGCAACACACCTGGCCCTGATTGAAAAAGATTCCCATCATCGCGCCGTTCACCGCCTGGTCGAGATCGGCGTCAGCAAAAATGACGTTTGGCGCCTTGCCGCCGAGTTCGAGCGAGACCTTCGTGAGGTTTTCCGCTGCCGCTCGCGCAATTATTTTCCCGACTTCCGTCGAGCCGGTGAAAGCGATTTTGTCGATCCCCGGATGCGAAGCCAGCGCCGCGCCGGCCGTCTCTCCGTAACCGGTCACGATGTTGACGACGCCTTCGGGAAAGCCTGCTTCCTGAATCAGCTTCGCAAGTTCGAGCGCGGTCACCGGTGTCTGCTCCGCCGGCTTCAACACCACCGTGTTGCCCGCCGCTAATGCCGGCGCGAGTTTCCACGCCGCCATCAACAGAGGAAAATTCCACGGAATGATTTGGCCGCACACGCCGAGAGGCTCGCGCAGCGTGTAATTAAACATCTGCCCGGGCACAGGGATCGTCTCGCCTTCAATCTTCGTGGCCCAGCCAGCGAAGTATTCAAAGTTTTCGACTACGCCCGGCAAATCAATGTAGGTCGATTCCTTGATGGGCTTCCCGTTGTCGCGCGTTTCCAGTTCCGCGAGCTGCGCCGTGTCGCGTTCGATCAACTGCGAAAGTTTATAAAGCAGCCGCCCGCGATCGCGCGCGCTCATCTTTGACCATTTGCCTTCGTAAGCCTTGCGCGCGGCGGCGACGGCTTTATCGACATCGGCTTTGTCGGCTTCGGCAACCTCGGCGAACGTCTCGCCCGTCGCCGGATTCGGAGACGTGAAAGTCTTCCCTGATTCGGAATCGACAAATTGACCGTCAATGAAAAGCTGTTGACGCCGTGGTTCATTCTGCGCTGGTTGTGGTGTTGACATGAATAGAATTTAGCATTGTCGTGAAATCAGTACCACCT
The nucleotide sequence above comes from Pyrinomonadaceae bacterium. Encoded proteins:
- the betB gene encoding betaine-aldehyde dehydrogenase; amino-acid sequence: MSTPQPAQNEPRRQQLFIDGQFVDSESGKTFTSPNPATGETFAEVAEADKADVDKAVAAARKAYEGKWSKMSARDRGRLLYKLSQLIERDTAQLAELETRDNGKPIKESTYIDLPGVVENFEYFAGWATKIEGETIPVPGQMFNYTLREPLGVCGQIIPWNFPLLMAAWKLAPALAAGNTVVLKPAEQTPVTALELAKLIQEAGFPEGVVNIVTGYGETAGAALASHPGIDKIAFTGSTEVGKIIARAAAENLTKVSLELGGKAPNVIFADADLDQAVNGAMMGIFFNQGQVCCAGSRIFVEEKAKDEFLSRFKEKAERVKVGDPMDKATGMGPQVSADQLSRIKGYVDIAREEGATVFSGGGSPELAEEFKNGYFFQPTIFSEVDNKMRVAQEEIFGPVSSVITFKDDDELIQKANDTIYGLSAGIWTQNITRAHRFAKAIKAGVVWINTYNMMNAASPFGGYKQSGYGREMGKGALDLYTQVKSVWVDLSGKPIGWFGK